A region from the Drosophila takahashii strain IR98-3 E-12201 chromosome 2L, DtakHiC1v2, whole genome shotgun sequence genome encodes:
- the NimC2 gene encoding tenascin isoform X2, producing MLILMLVLLTALQAQACVNRVPECVPQCKDCGLGGKCLSPNVCLCEKGFSNRQDRSHCEPECSDPCVNGNCVGPDECECLAGYRFYNGSQKECEPMCKEDCVNGRCLETGKCQCNNGYQRDEKLSKCVPICQDVCYHGECVAPNECRCNPGHEQRLGQPWICDPICSSGCANGNCIDAEQCYCKAGYAHKDSTLASGCEPVCNPACVNGTCISPGHCACSEGHVFAEGSRHECVPSCRSGCENGFCSAPGRCECHEGFEKLSPHRCSPTCQPACGRNSRCSAPDTCACDAGYVFVNGSSTECEPFCPRNCRNGICSSPGVCTCLDGYQALLSFYCIPVCTKSCIHGSCVAPNECRCFTGYRPSSTQGTSVCEPICSQDCGHGRCIAPEICQCDVGYAKRWPRGSCEPHCPQKCINSHCEGSGLCRCYEGYKLRAGSNSICDPECTPGCRNGTCVEPNSCACFTGYEDTKLPYECTPTCRPRCENGRCSAPGQCECNPGHAVTNSSDPNSCRPLCQEQCINAECLSPEKCVCLPGYRFLAGSSTECEPICSKGCRSGQECVAPDTCEGADSLISPTTGRHLIFHWSMFILAILLCLALVMVPLLVLRELQRRRRGGDKQRSHLIENPTYGVVQANTEEADNELAIGLGD from the exons ATGTTGATTCTTATGTTGGTTTTATTGACCGCCCTGCAGGCTCAGGCCTGTGTTAATCGAGTTCC TGAGTGTGTGCCGCAGTGCAAGGATTGTGGACTCGGTGGAAAGTGCCTGTCGCcgaatgtgtgtttgtgtgagaAGGGCTTCTCGAATCGTCAGGATCGCAGTCACTGTGAGCCGGAGTGCAGCGACCCCTGCGTGAACGGAAACTGCGTGGGTCCGGATGAGTGTGAGTGCCTTGCGGGCTACCGCTTCTATAATGGCTCCCAGAAGGAATGTGAGCCTATGTGCAAGGAGGACTGTGTGAATGGTCGGTGCCTGGAGACGGGGAAGTGCCAGTGCAACAACGGCTATCAGCGGGACGAGAAGCTGAGCAAGTGTGTGCCCATCTGCCAGGATGTCTGCTATCACGGCGAGTGTGTGGCGCCCAACGAGTGCCGCTGCAATCCCGGCCACGAGCAACGACTGGGGCAACCCTGGATCTGCGATCCGATCTGCTCCAGCGGCTGCGCCAATGGCAACTGCATAGACGCCGAGCAGTGCTACTGCAAGGCGGGCTATGCCCACAAGGACAGCACCCTCGCCTCGGGCTGTGAGCCAGTGTGCAATCCCGCCTGCGTGAACGGCACCTGCATCTCGCCGGGTCACTGCGCCTGCTCCGAGGGCCACGTCTTCGCCGAGGGCTCGCGCCACGAGTGTGTGCCCTCCTGCCGTTCTGGCTGCGAAAACGGCTTCTGCAGTGCTCCCGGTCGCTGTGAATGCCACGAGGGCTTCGAGAAGCTCTCGCCGCACCGCTGCTCGCCGACCTGTCAACCGGCCTGTGGCCGCAACTCCCGCTGTTCCGCTCCGGACACCTGTGCCTGCGACGCCGGCTACGTCTTCGTCAACGGCAGCTCCACCGAGTGCGAGCCCTTCTGCCCCAGGAACTGCCGCAACGGCATCTGCAGCAGTCCCGGCGTTTGTACCTGCTTGGACGGGTATCAG GCTCTCCTCTCGTTCTACTGCATCCCTGTGTGCACAAAGTCCTGCATCCACGGCAGCTGCGTGGCGCCCAACGAGTGTCGCTGCTTCACCGGCTACCGACCGAGTTCCACCCAGGGAACAAGTGTCTGCGAACCGATTTGCAGCCAGGATTGTGGTCACGGTCGCTGCATCGCCCCCGAGATTTGCCAGTGCGACGTGGGCTACGCGAAGCGGTGGCCCCGCGGCTCCTGTGAGCCCCACTGCCCCCAGAAGTGCATCAATAGTCACTGCGAGGGATCGGGACTGTGTCGCTGCTACGAGGGCTACAAGCTGCGAGCGGGATCCAACTCCATCTGTGATCCGGAGTGCACGCCGGGCTGCAGAAACGGCACCTGTGTGGAGCCCAACAGCTGTGCCTGCTTCACGGGCTACGAGGACACCAAGCTGCCGTACGAGTGTACGCCCACCTGTCGTCCCAGGTGCGAGAATGGTCGCTGCTCCGCCCCGGGCCAGTGTGAGTGTAATCCCGGTCATGCGGTCACTAATTCCAGTGATCCGAACTCGTGTCGACCCCTGTGCCAAGAGCAGTGCATCAATGCCGAGTGCCTGTCGCCGGAAAAGTGCGTCTGCCTGCCGGGCTACCGATTTTTGGCTGGCAGCAGCACCGAATGCGAACCGATTTGCTCCAAGGGCTGCCGTTCTGGCCAGGAATGTGTTGCTCCCGACACCTGCGAGGGAGCCGACTCACTGATTAGCCCCACCACCGGCCGACACCTGATCTTCCACTGGTCCATGTTCATCCTGGCCATCCTGCTCTGCCTGGCCCTGGTGATGGTTCCCCTGCTGGTGCTCAGGGAGCTGCAACGACGTCGTCGTGGAGGCGACAAGCAGAGGAGCCACCTCATCGAGAACCCCACCTACGGAGTTGTCCAGGCCAACACCGAGGAGGCTGACAACGAGCTGGCCATCGGTCTGGGGGATTAA
- the NimC2 gene encoding von Willebrand factor D and EGF domain-containing protein isoform X1: MLILMLVLLTALQAQACVNRVPVVKMRGTLVTMRKHQNYANCTTNCGPLVGRTRTETYMGFHDVCCDGYIRNEENECVPQCKDCGLGGKCLSPNVCLCEKGFSNRQDRSHCEPECSDPCVNGNCVGPDECECLAGYRFYNGSQKECEPMCKEDCVNGRCLETGKCQCNNGYQRDEKLSKCVPICQDVCYHGECVAPNECRCNPGHEQRLGQPWICDPICSSGCANGNCIDAEQCYCKAGYAHKDSTLASGCEPVCNPACVNGTCISPGHCACSEGHVFAEGSRHECVPSCRSGCENGFCSAPGRCECHEGFEKLSPHRCSPTCQPACGRNSRCSAPDTCACDAGYVFVNGSSTECEPFCPRNCRNGICSSPGVCTCLDGYQALLSFYCIPVCTKSCIHGSCVAPNECRCFTGYRPSSTQGTSVCEPICSQDCGHGRCIAPEICQCDVGYAKRWPRGSCEPHCPQKCINSHCEGSGLCRCYEGYKLRAGSNSICDPECTPGCRNGTCVEPNSCACFTGYEDTKLPYECTPTCRPRCENGRCSAPGQCECNPGHAVTNSSDPNSCRPLCQEQCINAECLSPEKCVCLPGYRFLAGSSTECEPICSKGCRSGQECVAPDTCEGADSLISPTTGRHLIFHWSMFILAILLCLALVMVPLLVLRELQRRRRGGDKQRSHLIENPTYGVVQANTEEADNELAIGLGD, from the exons ATGTTGATTCTTATGTTGGTTTTATTGACCGCCCTGCAGGCTCAGGCCTGTGTTAATCGAGTTCC TGTGGTCAAAATGCGTGGAACTCTGGTAACAATGCGTAAACACCAAAATTATGCCAACTGCACTACAAACTGTGGCCCCTTGGTGGGGAGAACCAGAACTGAG ACTTACATGGGATTCCATGATGTTTGCTGTGATGGCTACATACGCAATGAGGAGAA TGAGTGTGTGCCGCAGTGCAAGGATTGTGGACTCGGTGGAAAGTGCCTGTCGCcgaatgtgtgtttgtgtgagaAGGGCTTCTCGAATCGTCAGGATCGCAGTCACTGTGAGCCGGAGTGCAGCGACCCCTGCGTGAACGGAAACTGCGTGGGTCCGGATGAGTGTGAGTGCCTTGCGGGCTACCGCTTCTATAATGGCTCCCAGAAGGAATGTGAGCCTATGTGCAAGGAGGACTGTGTGAATGGTCGGTGCCTGGAGACGGGGAAGTGCCAGTGCAACAACGGCTATCAGCGGGACGAGAAGCTGAGCAAGTGTGTGCCCATCTGCCAGGATGTCTGCTATCACGGCGAGTGTGTGGCGCCCAACGAGTGCCGCTGCAATCCCGGCCACGAGCAACGACTGGGGCAACCCTGGATCTGCGATCCGATCTGCTCCAGCGGCTGCGCCAATGGCAACTGCATAGACGCCGAGCAGTGCTACTGCAAGGCGGGCTATGCCCACAAGGACAGCACCCTCGCCTCGGGCTGTGAGCCAGTGTGCAATCCCGCCTGCGTGAACGGCACCTGCATCTCGCCGGGTCACTGCGCCTGCTCCGAGGGCCACGTCTTCGCCGAGGGCTCGCGCCACGAGTGTGTGCCCTCCTGCCGTTCTGGCTGCGAAAACGGCTTCTGCAGTGCTCCCGGTCGCTGTGAATGCCACGAGGGCTTCGAGAAGCTCTCGCCGCACCGCTGCTCGCCGACCTGTCAACCGGCCTGTGGCCGCAACTCCCGCTGTTCCGCTCCGGACACCTGTGCCTGCGACGCCGGCTACGTCTTCGTCAACGGCAGCTCCACCGAGTGCGAGCCCTTCTGCCCCAGGAACTGCCGCAACGGCATCTGCAGCAGTCCCGGCGTTTGTACCTGCTTGGACGGGTATCAG GCTCTCCTCTCGTTCTACTGCATCCCTGTGTGCACAAAGTCCTGCATCCACGGCAGCTGCGTGGCGCCCAACGAGTGTCGCTGCTTCACCGGCTACCGACCGAGTTCCACCCAGGGAACAAGTGTCTGCGAACCGATTTGCAGCCAGGATTGTGGTCACGGTCGCTGCATCGCCCCCGAGATTTGCCAGTGCGACGTGGGCTACGCGAAGCGGTGGCCCCGCGGCTCCTGTGAGCCCCACTGCCCCCAGAAGTGCATCAATAGTCACTGCGAGGGATCGGGACTGTGTCGCTGCTACGAGGGCTACAAGCTGCGAGCGGGATCCAACTCCATCTGTGATCCGGAGTGCACGCCGGGCTGCAGAAACGGCACCTGTGTGGAGCCCAACAGCTGTGCCTGCTTCACGGGCTACGAGGACACCAAGCTGCCGTACGAGTGTACGCCCACCTGTCGTCCCAGGTGCGAGAATGGTCGCTGCTCCGCCCCGGGCCAGTGTGAGTGTAATCCCGGTCATGCGGTCACTAATTCCAGTGATCCGAACTCGTGTCGACCCCTGTGCCAAGAGCAGTGCATCAATGCCGAGTGCCTGTCGCCGGAAAAGTGCGTCTGCCTGCCGGGCTACCGATTTTTGGCTGGCAGCAGCACCGAATGCGAACCGATTTGCTCCAAGGGCTGCCGTTCTGGCCAGGAATGTGTTGCTCCCGACACCTGCGAGGGAGCCGACTCACTGATTAGCCCCACCACCGGCCGACACCTGATCTTCCACTGGTCCATGTTCATCCTGGCCATCCTGCTCTGCCTGGCCCTGGTGATGGTTCCCCTGCTGGTGCTCAGGGAGCTGCAACGACGTCGTCGTGGAGGCGACAAGCAGAGGAGCCACCTCATCGAGAACCCCACCTACGGAGTTGTCCAGGCCAACACCGAGGAGGCTGACAACGAGCTGGCCATCGGTCTGGGGGATTAA